GGGTTCATACCGAAAACGAGTGCCGGCTTCGACCATTTCTTGTATCCGCGAATATCGATGATCCAAATGAAGAAGGCAAGCAGAATGGTTGCCAACCCGGCGGAGTACAGTACATACGAACTACTCCAGATGGGCTTGTTTAGCGGAAAAACGAAACTCCAACTTACGCCAGCCAATGTCATCGCTGCACCAGCCAGAATCAAATCTTTGACAGCGCGCGATTTGTCGGCTCTTACATCAACCTGCCTGCCCACCAGGTAACCAATCAGCACTGTGGCGATGGCCGGAATGGTACTGAGTAAGCCTTCCGGATCGAATGGGATGCCGTAGCCATGATAAATGTGGTTAGCACCGAAAATGGTCAAATCCACGGTTCGAGCAATGTTGCCCTGCAACGATAGCGCTCCGTCACCGACCAACATCAGCAAGCCCCAATAACCAAGTAGCAGAATAGGAAGTGCTATCCAAACACCGGTTCGCTTCCCGGCAAGGGCAATGAATGAGGCGATACCATAGGCCAGCGCAATGCGTTGCAGTACGCCCATAATTCGCAGGTGACTATAGTCGATGCCGAAGATTGGGAAGGCATTTAGGCCCAATCCAATCAGAAATATCAGCACCGTCCGTTTCAGCACTTTCTTTGTCGCGTCTCCGCTCAGGTTGTGATTGAACTTTTTGAAAGCAAACCACATGGCCGTTCCTACCGCAAATAGGAAGAACGGAAAGACCAGGTCGGTCGGGGTACAGCCATTCCACTTGGAATGTTCAAGCGGGGCATAGATGTGACTCCAGCTTCCCGGATTATTAACGGTAATCATCAGAGCGACGGTAAACCCGCGCAAAACATCCAGAGCAACTAATCGTTTGGTTTTTCCCATGGTTGGTTATTGTTTCGTTATGCAAATTAATCAACTTACCCCGTAACTGCCCGGTCGAACCGCTGAAATCACGGATAGTAGCGAACGAAAGCTTCGATGGCTTCGTATTCGGCCATTCCCAACTGATTGTATAGTTCGGCTGTGGCGTGATTCCGGTCTTCGGCACGTTGCCAGAATTCGCGGTCGTCATTTCCCATGAACATCGCGCCTTCTTTTTGCGACTGGTGACGGAAAATCGCTTCCCGCTTTTTGAGCAATTCCTGCGGGCTGATAGGTACAGCCATTTCAATCTGGTCGATATCCCACTCAGCCCAGGCACCGCGGTACAACCAGATCCAGCATTCCTGCATCCAATCTTCGTCTTTTAACTGCTCCAGGGCAATCAGGATAGCATCGAGACAAACCCGGTGCGTTCCGTGCGGGTCCGACAGGTCGCCGGCTGCAAATATCTGATGAGGTTTGATTTCGTTGAGGTAATCCATCACAATGCGTACATCCTTTTCCCCGATAGGTGCTTTCTGGGCTTTCCCGGTTTCGTAAAACGGAAGGTCGAGGAAGTGAACGTTTTTGCTTCGTACCCCTGAATAACGACAGGCGGCTTTCGCTTCCATTCGCCGTATAAGACTTTTCAGTTTCCGAAGTTCGGGTAAATCAATATCTCCCTCTTCTTTTTCATTAATGTGAGCAACG
This Prolixibacter sp. NT017 DNA region includes the following protein-coding sequences:
- a CDS encoding acyltransferase family protein encodes the protein MGKTKRLVALDVLRGFTVALMITVNNPGSWSHIYAPLEHSKWNGCTPTDLVFPFFLFAVGTAMWFAFKKFNHNLSGDATKKVLKRTVLIFLIGLGLNAFPIFGIDYSHLRIMGVLQRIALAYGIASFIALAGKRTGVWIALPILLLGYWGLLMLVGDGALSLQGNIARTVDLTIFGANHIYHGYGIPFDPEGLLSTIPAIATVLIGYLVGRQVDVRADKSRAVKDLILAGAAMTLAGVSWSFVFPLNKPIWSSSYVLYSAGLATILLAFFIWIIDIRGYKKWSKPALVFGMNPLFIFVLSGIVGRLLYMIKFSAGGETVTLKEWIYEHLFASWAGNLNGSLLFALTLIFLYWILADVLYHKKIFIKI